The Elaeis guineensis isolate ETL-2024a chromosome 12, EG11, whole genome shotgun sequence sequence agaattgaatctattattatattttatttttgataaattttaattgaaCATAATTAATTGATTTTgtgttattaaaaataatatcttttgatagtataattatcttatattttgaatttaagatGCGACACTAATTACTTcgacattaaaaaaaatttgtaaagatGAGATGTTAAAAAATGAGAGCTCATACGAGAGTTTTTTTGGGAAAGAATTACATCCTTTTAACACCTCATTAATTGGGTTAGTAGGGTGGCAAATAGTGATGTGCATGTAGGGAGTCAAACCCTTATGCTTGACAGCAAGGAAAGGGGAGAATATTTTGGTGGAGGATCTTATTGACAGTACGTAGATGCCTCAACCAAGAACTCTACTTAGACTGCTTCTAAAATTTCACTTTTTTACTTTTATGTGTGCTTGTCCTGTCTCATGATGCTCAAGTTCTGACACACAGATTTTTGTACATAAGCTCGCTTTTGCTCAGTGAATACCAAGCGTGAGAGAAGTACCTTACTCCCTCCGTTaccctctcaaaaaaaaaaaaaaaaaaaaatctacggtGCACTGCCAGGACCCAAACCGAGAACCTTCTTTAGAAAAAACGCGGAAGAGGGAAGTGATGTGACTGTTGGGACATATTCCAACGGCCCAATTGACTAATAGGTCACAAAAGGCTGTCCTCATGTATCATTggatgagaaatttttttgtgCACCGTGGGTGGCGTAGAAAACTCAATACGAAACGTATCGCCCCACATAGTTGATTTATatagttattaatttttaatatatatttaatatttataattttattttttaatttaaaattttttataataatttttttttattttttaaaaaaaatttatgatacttTGTAGCATATTATATCTTTCTATAcacaagatgttataatatgattcaaaaaattatgatgtTTTATAGCATGCTATGATATTCTATgttaaattatgactttttgcATGCAGAATATCGTAATATcattcagaatatcataatatggtttaaaatatcataatataaaaaaaatatttttgtccaaccattTTTCAACGTGTATTTAATTCCTGCAATCCTGCTTTtctgtttgaaaattttgaacgatgaaaatatctctactttttgaaaaaaattatgacatcttatgatatattatgatattttacttcaaaattatgactttctacatgcagaatatcataatatggatataaaatatcataatttttttcaaagaataggaatatttttgttattcaaaattttcaaatgaaaaaataaaactgcagacattaaatgtgcattgaaaagtgATGGCTATGCGGATCAATCACATAAAATGGTATGCTCAacgtcagattttctataccgctcgtaatgcacaaagaatttttcatcATCGGACTAACAACTACGTATACGGCTATACATGGCCCATCAAGCCCTGTTGTTAGTCTACCGCAACTCCTTTCCTGATCCAAAGAGTAAGTTTGTTGACAATTAGAATCAAAATTGACTTGAATGAGAATTGAAAtaatcatattctttttgttttgtgaTTGAAATCAGAatcataattaaaatagatttgaaTATCATATGAGAGTCTAGATTGGATTTTGGAGGATTGGAACATTCCTATTCTCTCCACCCCACCCCAACGAAACAATTAGGATGGGAGTGAGCTCAACTCCTTCCAATAAAAAATGCCCCAAATGTGAATGAACCGTATAAAGTCAATATTACCAAAATTTGATGTCAAACATAGCCTGAAAAGACCATCAGGGCCAACATAACTGCCAGCACCTTGAACACTCTTGCCAATTTGAGAAGTAAAACACAACGGTCAAAAGTTCGAGAGTTTACCATCTTGGCCAGCTTTCTAGATTTTCTAAGTATGaccaagaagaaaaaagattttcaaacgTTACAATCTGGATGCAGAATGTCGTAATCCAGAATCTAAATGCATGGTTCAAATCTGTAAGTTGGAATCTGAATCCAGAAAGGCTTTTAGCAGATAATTGCCAACCAGCAGCCAAACATGGTATCCACCGCTCATCTCTATCATTATAATGCGAACATCGTGAGCACCCCTTCATGAACCTAGGTTCTCTTCTTTATAGAACAAACCCCAATTGGTTCAAATCTCTGCTTCTAAGTGAAAATTTTTACAAGAAAAGACCCTGCATAAATAAGGAATTTATTCattaatattaaaatcaaaaGTTATTTACATCAACTAATAAGCTGAAGTTAGATGAGATCATAGCCATCTCGTCTTCGCATTTGCTCAAAAATTAGTCTAATTATAACTCCTCTGTAGATAAGCTTAATATGAAGTCGATCCAATTCTAATTTTATCAATATTCTAAGTTCAAAAGAactcaataataaaaaattaggacAAGTCTGCATGCACTTTAAAATAACTGGTTCTCATGTATCTCATGGACCATGCTTCCGTCCCAGTCAAATTAACTGGAGAACACGGCAGAGTGGCCGTCAACCGTTACCTTCTGGCCGCCCTTTTGGGAAGAAAAAAGGAGGACCTGTTGACTCTTCTATGTCTTTGTTGAACTtgactcttcttttcttcaccacTAACCTGCACTAATGGCAAAAGCTATCATCTATTTATTCCTTGTTCAGAGCTAAACCATCCATCTCCAGCTCCCAACTACAACCAGACCTCACAAGGATCCATAATAACCTCATGGCCAACTCTCTACACCTCCCTCTATTCCTCCTGCTATCTGTTCTTGCTGCTCACAAAGCCTCAGCTTCTTCCCACAACCATGACCATCATCTCAGGTCCCTCCACTTCTCTCTCTTCCAACATGAAACCGTCAACAAGACCGGCTACATCGTTGTGGACGGCGTGGCCGGCACCGGTATCAGCCAAACAACCACCCCCTTTGGCACCATATTCGTCTTCAGGGACAACATGACAACATCCCTGAATGATTCCTCCAGAGTGGTGGGCATCGCAGAAGGGACTTCCATAACAACGAGCTTCGACGGCCTTCGCAGCTTATCATTTGCCAAGATCACCCTAAAGACCCATGGCTATGAAGGGTCAGTCTCCATCCTAGGAGTTGTGCATAACACGAAGCCTTCCGACCTCCCGATCGCCGGCGGCACGGGGGATTTCATGTTTGTTCAGGGGTACGTGAGGTCGTCGCCGGTGGACTTGCAAGGCCTGACTGTTGTGTACAAGATTGAGTTCCATCTCTACTGGCCTCCATATGCCACCGATGGTCCCAAGTAGTTGCAACTGGTGCCTGAGCTGCATCAATAACCATCCCTACATGGTTGTATCTTAAATTTTCTTATGCATCTAATGTTGATTTCAGGGCTGAGGTAGTTAAAATAAGCTCATGTTTGTGAGGTCATGATGGTATGAATCGAAGCTCAGTTTGTTCTTTTATTTAATTGATCTATTGAGTAATATTCTGGGTACATCTCATCGTTTGAATTATAAAAAGAGGCCAAATATTATCTACCATGACAAAATTACAATTAGAACAACAATTTACTTCATTGTAAAGAAGGGCTAATCCGTGTTAAGATCCTTCATAACCATGAAGATCGGATTGTAAAGAAGGGCCCACCTTATCATCGCTCCGCATCCAACCGGAGATCCATGCTTGGACTGGCCGGTAGAGGATTAAACCAAACGACTTGCAGACTTAGAAATCGTGGCAAGCAAAGCTAATCCCCACTGGGTGGAACTAGGGAAGGGATGCGAGAAAAGCAAGAAAattgatgatggagatcacaagctAAAAAGCTTCAAACCAGAGGCATAAGATGGCAAAGAATCACTAAAGGTTTTTCCCAATTTCTTTCCCATTCCATCTGAAGTGGAGGCAACCAAATCAGTATGGAGATGGCATCAGAAAACATGGAAAAGTTCTAGTTATCTACAAGGGCAATGATCATACAAATTACACTAGGTGAGCTTACCGTTTAAGGACATCTGCCTGCATTTTATCACATTATTCCATATATAACACAACTGGTATCAGGACTAGGATGTTCCTTCTAATTGTCAGACGACAGCCACTTCCTCTTTCTCTGCATCAGCCGCTTCGAGCCCATTGGGCTTATATGGAGGCCTGTGAAGGCCTGGGCCCGGTCCATTTAACCGGCCCGACCTAGAATGGGCCCCAGCCCAGCCGAAGCTGGATGCGCCTCGCACGTGATGGGCGGGAGTCTTCCTTTTCTTCCGCCGGAGTCGGAGACCTAGGGCGGCCGGAACCCTAGGTCTCCTCTATAAATAGGCGGTCCATCCCCTTCACAACCCCCTGCTGTCGAGCATCCCTTGGTTTCCCCTCTCTGTCCTCGCTCGGAATCCGCCATGCCCGCCGGAATCACGGCCACAAATCCCGTCGGAAGCAAGGTAACGAAACCCCATCTTTTTGTGATTCTTTTTTTCCCACCTTCCTAAGCCTTGAATAACCATTGCCGGGCGAGAGATTCGCCGGAAATCGACTAAGAAAAGGCCGCGTTGATGTTCCCTGTTTCCAGTCCTGTTCTTGGCGATATTTCTTCCTTTTTCGGCCACCATCGTTGCTGCTCCTTGTTGCTAGAACTTCGGTCGAGTCCCCGTGGGTCTCCCAGTGACCAGCCGGCGGAGCCATGGCCGCGGCTGAATGGTCAACGCCCAAAGTTAAATAAAACCCCGGTTTCCCGACACTTTCCCCGAGTTTCTCTTGCTGGCCGGACGACCATCGTCGCCGGCCATGCCTCGCCGCCTGCTGCCGGACCCCCGGCTGTGCCACCGCGCCTAGCCGGACCCTTCTCGGGACTCCTCGTGGCTCTGTACGAAGCCACACATCGGATCAAATTAGAGAGGTGTCTCTTTCACCATCCTGATGATTCAAGCTTGAAGCCACGCATCGTTTTgcctaattttaatttaattttagttCTCTCggattttgaaattattgattatgGATTTTAATGGAGGTTCGAGTGATTTGTAtagttaaattttgaaagttcaatcggaaaaaattaagtaatcctggcactctttattaatttttaaattacttgttGTTTTgaatacttaaaattttatcaaatacaaaaaaaaatatttgatattaatgattCTTTGTTTTCTTAAATTAGAAATCAAACATATAATATTAAGAAATctatgatttattataaaataataattttataaatattttaatataatatttatttataaaatatgaacTTTATATTTATGAAATTGATATGTTTGTTATGGAAAAGAATGATTTCATGATTGATTTGCTTTTAAAGATTTATTTGTGGACTCCGAACTTGATAAATCTCTTTCAACTTATATATTCgtgattcaaaaaaatattttaagaaaatataacttaagaaaatataatttaacaaATATGACTACAGGCTCTCATCATGGTGATTGTGTTTGAGTATCGCCTAAGAGAAAATGCATGCTAGGCTGGAGTAGTTTATCATCTGAATAATGGATTCCAGGCACCATAATTGCTGGACAGAAAGCAAGCTGTTCATTTTCTGCAGAGAAGTTatcaatatttttgttcaagacCACAGCTGGACAGGAACAATTTCTTGTGGCTGGATCTTGGTGACATCAAGTGGGCCAAGATCATATTTATCTTCTTGGTGCGATAGAATCATACAGATCCTTGGTGGCATGGCGGTGGTTACCGCCCATCCAAGAAGTACTTCACACCACATCTTGGTTTCCCATGGAACTTTGACATAATGAGCGTTTTCGTTATTGATAAGAGTATAAGTGTGTGTTTGTCACTGAAAATCTCGTGAAAGAGAGTTTTAGATATATTCAAACAGAATCGTCACTGATAAGATTAAAAGATTGACTTACTTCGAGtgttgatttaaaaaaaagaaaaaaagaagaaccaAGCACAGATAAACAAGGAAGGATGGTTTATAACTACAAAAATAGATTTGTTCCTGTCCAGCATGGGACTAAAACTTTACAAAGCTTTGGGGGTTCGGGAGAGAAGAAATACTTTTGAGTTTTTCCTCCAAAAGTTTAAATAGTGTTCACACCAAAACCTTCCATATGCCACTGTAATCTAAAGGGATACCAACATCATCGAAGAGAAAGGAAAACATCATATGCAAACTCTCTGGTGGTGCGAGAAGAAACAATTATATGACAACGGACATAATAGTGAATTTGAACATGTGAAAAAACAATTATTTTATTAACTTTTTGATCGTTCTAAAGCAAGGTTTTGTTCTACTTGGGGATTGCACCGGCAGCTTGATAAAAGTATAAGTTGAATTTACCATGCTGAAATCAGTACAATAAACAGAATCTTGTATCTTCGCTCCACGGTTATATTCACATACACATACAAAAAATTGATGTAGATATCTTTTCATGTACCGGAGGTGGGCATTTTCACCAGTATAAAATCAAGCTCAGATCAACTAAGTAGCAAACAGAGCACAAACTTACATGATGTGTTCCTCAATAAATTTCGAATCATGGTAAGTATATTTATTCTACCAGAAGGTATTGATTGACTAATCACCTTGGATAACATTGCTGCTGATTATGAATGCTTAGAATATTCTAAATTTTATCCTCTCAGATAATAAGGGAGTGGTTGGCTGGGAGGAGTTTTGGGGTTTGAAATCGGAATGGAAATAGATGATTTCTATTCCAACCATTTAGTtggaaggagtcccattccgatttcgatttcaatttcggGATAGAACGGGAATGATCCtatctatctaaaactcaattTCTACTCTCTTttaaggattcaaattttcattttgattctgatttcggTCACGAAATAAATATTTTCTGAGATTTGATCATTTAGATTAAAATTCTGATTGCGAATTAAACACCGCCCTAGATCCTACATGTCATTAACTAACCAAACAAAATGAAAAAAGACTGCTGGGCGGGTGGCTTGCCTCTACTCTAACTGGACATCAGGGTTCCAAAATGGAAAACTGCAACGGACCGGCGAAACCATCTCACCTGAATAAAGACTGATACCTGAAACTCTTCCCAAAGAGCGATGAGGAGTCGTCTCGGAATCTCTCCTGAAGTTTATTCCCCTGATCAAGAAAAGCCCGTGTAAACCATGCAGACATGCAACGTCAACGTAGAATATTACAAGCTTGGTGGGCCCAAGCTCATTCATGCTGAAGAGGACTCTCTCAGGGGGAGATGTTTGTAGCCATTTCCCTCTCAATATTCCAAGCCTTCTTTCATCTCTGGTGTAGGAATATTTTCAAGCGATACCCCACCATGAACTGAGAAGGGTCATCGCCCCGTGTCCTTTTAAGACACATTGATGCCCCTTCTCTCAACCACTTCACAACTTCGCTGCGAACATAATTAACTGCATTCTAATAAAGATACTGTGGATGGAGTGCCTCACTCCTTTCACTTgctttcaaaaagaagaaaaaaaaaaactaattaaccaaacaaaaggaagacaaatgaaataatacagaACCAGTAACTCATGCCAAGATCGTTTAGAAATTGTACACTACTGAAGTGAAAATTTAATTCTGCAGCATATTAATGGAAAAAATAACAGTGAACCATGCAAGAAATAGGACCTAACATTGTAGGAATCATAGAAGAAGACAAACACAAAACAATCTTACCCTTCGCAAATTAAAACaaatagggaaaaaaaaaaaaaactctgaacCAACCTTAAACACTCCACAACAAAATTACAACTCAGAAGGATAAACGAAAACATGCAAATGGTTTTGGTTACAGGAATAAACATTCTATATATTCTCTCCgtgaagaagaaagataaagaacTATCAATACCATAATCCATAGTTACTTTAGTTTCTGTCATCAACTGATCATCAGCTGCATTGGTGCTTCCCAGCACTTGCAATCTCTCAATCATGATTCTGCAAACCAGGAATCTAGGATATCAACTCAGATACAGGAATCTTATTATCCAATCTTTCTGATGCCTCTGCTGCTGTGCTATCTGCTGCTATGCTATTTACATCCTTCCCCGCACTGATCAGTGGATCTACGATGCACCTGATAAGCAGTTTATTTTCTTGTGTGAAACTCTAAATATGACCCACCTAAATTTTGGGATAGGTGTTTGTTACAATCAATGCAATAATAGTCCACACAATATTACGGGCATGAATTTCTAATGGGCTTAACATCCTTTCATAAGCAAAAAAAAAGTACGCCCATGTTTAATGTGTTGACATGACgtattctttccttttttttaacCAGTAAGACGCGCGCTAAAGCGCGAGGTCTTACTCATAAGGTCCAACGCCTTTGGAATATTATTAATTTACCTTAATACCTGAAATTAGCTAGTGCCTTCGCTGTAAAAATTGACCTGCTCTACTCGCAAAATTACTTTtagcgaaattctttgtgcaccgtccGCGAAGTAGAAAATCTGATGCGGAATgcatcattttattttattatataattattattttttaatatatatttaatatttataattttatttttttatttaaaattttgaataatgaaaatattttttttcgaaaaaattatgatattttatgttaatattatgacatcctacgttaaaattatgattttctttcGAGGTGCCATAATATcagcacaggatgtcataattttttcagaagaaaaaaatattttcgtcattcaaaattttaaacgaaaaaataaaattacgaacattaaatatgtattgaaaaacgATGGCTACGTGGTCCAATATGATGAAGTGATGTGTTCTACATCAAATTTTCTGCATCACGGATGATgtataaaaaatttctcattacTTTTAACAGGCTTGGATACGTTGTTAcaacgaagaaaaaaaaatctcaatatttaattgcATTGTACAGCATATAATATTAAGGAAAGTTATCTTAAGGGCTATTTGTTTGGTGGTAATTGGGCATGAGAAATTAAATCTGAcgccaaattatcatatttggaACAAAAATATGGATGAGATGTATGGTAAAATAAATGATAGATTTCATATCTCTTTTTATaagagagaagataaaataaataccatCATCGAGGTACTATTTATTTTACCATCTTGGATTATTATGCGGAGGTaatctaaaaatatcatttttttgatgaaaatatcttttttttatattaatatattataaaagattTTGTTATAGtgctctaaaaaatattttagtctttttactttttatttttttctgatcgTCGAATTAAATATGGACCATTTAGATTTCAACTGGATGAGAGGTCTATGTGCATGACTGGTGTGGTAAATATTTCAAAGATTAAGATGATttcatactattttttttttcaaaaagtcttCTCTGTGCTATCGAAGGTGGAGGACGAAGGGGGTTGTGAGGGGTGTGGTGGTGCGGAAGGGGGGGTTGGTATGGAGAAGGCTGCAGGCGGGAGAGAGGGATGGAGGGGGAGGATGGTGGCACAGAGAAGCCATGGGCCGCGGGTTAGAGCGGTGGCATGGAGAAGTCATGGGCCGTCAAAGGAGCTGGgaggggtggtggtggtggtggaggtgGAGAATCTACTAGGGAGTAGTGGGGGCACcgtgggagagggagggggaTATGGTGGCAGAGCCGCACAAGCGGGGGAGCATCGATTGGTGGCAGATTCGCGAGGGGGGTGGCACGAGTGCCAGAGAGGAGGAAGGGAAGATTGCTGGGGAGGGGAGTGGCGGTGCGGTGCGGGAATGGGATGGTGGAAGAAGGaaggaaataaaatatctaaaatatcttttataataaaatattataaaagagcaCTATAGCAAAatcttattataaatatttatatatttattaatactatttgttggtgcagaatttcatcgatgccggagaagctggagtcgaggggatcacggccgtctccggaacctgcaaggaaag is a genomic window containing:
- the LOC105055220 gene encoding pterocarpan synthase 1 → MANSLHLPLFLLLSVLAAHKASASSHNHDHHLRSLHFSLFQHETVNKTGYIVVDGVAGTGISQTTTPFGTIFVFRDNMTTSLNDSSRVVGIAEGTSITTSFDGLRSLSFAKITLKTHGYEGSVSILGVVHNTKPSDLPIAGGTGDFMFVQGYVRSSPVDLQGLTVVYKIEFHLYWPPYATDGPK